In one Janibacter cremeus genomic region, the following are encoded:
- a CDS encoding N-acetyltransferase, translating into MQTYSLAERPDLVDAFWAIPGDWPPFMLEDPTSLFAYDVAVEAFPQLHLVVLDGDEPVARLHAVPLEADVAHLPPRGWDHAMQYAERMVAKGVTPDLTTVSLIEARVAPKRRGQGLSGPLLFEARQRFAELGTRDLVGPVRPTRKALEPRTPADEYARRVREDGLPTDPWLRVHARLGGRIIGVAPLSMVIPGTLAQWREWTGLPFDVDGSVEVEGGLSPVHVDVAGDHAVYVEPNVWVHHDLRPTAR; encoded by the coding sequence ATGCAGACGTACTCGCTCGCCGAGCGTCCGGACCTCGTCGACGCCTTCTGGGCGATCCCGGGGGACTGGCCGCCGTTCATGCTCGAGGATCCGACCTCGCTCTTCGCGTACGACGTCGCGGTGGAGGCTTTCCCGCAGCTGCACCTGGTGGTCCTCGACGGCGACGAGCCCGTGGCGCGCCTGCACGCGGTGCCGCTCGAGGCGGACGTGGCGCACCTGCCGCCGCGTGGGTGGGACCACGCGATGCAGTACGCCGAGCGCATGGTGGCGAAGGGGGTCACCCCCGACCTGACGACCGTGAGCCTGATCGAGGCGCGGGTCGCGCCGAAGCGGCGTGGTCAGGGGCTGAGCGGGCCGTTGCTCTTCGAGGCGCGCCAACGCTTCGCCGAGCTCGGGACGCGTGACCTCGTCGGGCCGGTCCGGCCGACGCGCAAGGCACTCGAACCCCGCACTCCCGCAGACGAGTACGCCCGCCGCGTGCGCGAGGACGGGCTGCCCACCGACCCCTGGCTGCGGGTGCACGCGCGCCTCGGCGGCCGGATCATCGGCGTGGCGCCGTTGTCGATGGTCATCCCCGGCACGCTCGCGCAGTGGCGGGAGTGGACCGGGCTGCCCTTCGACGTGGATGGTTCGGTCGAGGTCGAAGGGGGCCTCTCCCCGGTGCACGTCGACGTCGCGGGCGACCACGCGGTCTACGTCGAACCGAACGTGTGGGTGCACCACGACCTGCGTCCGACCGCTCGCTGA